A stretch of the Streptomyces sp. WMMB303 genome encodes the following:
- the eccE gene encoding type VII secretion protein EccE — translation MGSATRARGAAGTASRSGPGAPRRPEGTASASRTPRPGSRVPVPASTTLRTESRTRRLGPFQLQQLVLVELAVAVLLIAAAVDRLLLVPAVVVAAVLVALAVMRRHQRSVHDWIGTLLALRARRRAAAQPLTPAMVLDEEGERIDASLLPLVECAPALRTYAYVDKKRRTTGMLGDGTFLTALVRIEAAPSALRPAFGARALPLELMQDALEVDGIALESVQIVQHVQPAPAPHLPEQSVARRSYGPLQEQTGSPAMRLTWVALKFDPELCPDAVEARGGGLEGAQRCLIRAADHLASRVTGAGFVATVLNEQDLTAAVATSACVSPAATARASRPDAAPARRTSESTRAWRCDDRWHTTYGIGRWPELGRAATPLPRLVALLTSAPTLTTTFSLTLSRSTRRGTVTVSGHVRVTARSDNELAAARQHLERGARSARVGLVRLDREQLPGAFATLPLGGVH, via the coding sequence ATGGGATCTGCGACGCGGGCGCGGGGTGCGGCAGGCACCGCGAGCCGCTCGGGGCCGGGCGCCCCCCGGCGCCCGGAGGGCACCGCGTCCGCTTCCCGGACGCCCCGGCCCGGATCCCGGGTGCCCGTGCCCGCCTCGACGACCCTGCGCACCGAGTCGCGCACCCGTCGGCTCGGACCGTTTCAGTTGCAACAACTTGTGCTGGTGGAGCTGGCCGTGGCGGTGCTGCTGATCGCGGCGGCGGTGGATCGCCTGCTGCTGGTCCCGGCCGTGGTGGTCGCCGCCGTACTGGTGGCGCTGGCGGTGATGCGCAGGCATCAGCGCTCGGTCCACGACTGGATCGGCACCCTGCTGGCGTTGCGAGCCCGACGGCGGGCGGCGGCGCAGCCGCTGACGCCCGCGATGGTGCTCGACGAGGAGGGCGAGCGGATCGACGCCAGCCTGCTGCCTCTGGTGGAGTGTGCTCCGGCACTGCGCACATACGCGTACGTCGACAAGAAGCGCCGCACCACAGGCATGCTGGGCGACGGGACGTTCCTCACCGCGCTGGTACGGATCGAGGCCGCACCCAGTGCGCTGCGTCCGGCCTTCGGGGCCCGCGCCCTGCCACTGGAGCTGATGCAGGACGCGCTCGAGGTGGACGGGATCGCCCTGGAGTCCGTGCAGATCGTGCAGCACGTCCAGCCGGCGCCCGCCCCCCATCTGCCGGAGCAGTCGGTCGCCCGGCGCAGCTACGGGCCGCTGCAGGAGCAGACGGGCTCGCCCGCGATGCGGCTGACCTGGGTGGCGCTGAAGTTCGATCCGGAGCTGTGCCCCGACGCGGTCGAGGCTCGCGGCGGCGGGCTGGAGGGCGCTCAGCGCTGCCTGATACGCGCCGCCGACCACTTGGCCAGCCGGGTGACGGGGGCCGGTTTCGTCGCCACGGTGCTCAACGAGCAGGATCTGACGGCCGCGGTGGCGACCTCCGCGTGTGTGAGCCCGGCGGCGACGGCCAGGGCGAGTCGGCCCGATGCGGCCCCCGCCCGGCGCACCAGCGAGTCGACGCGAGCCTGGCGGTGCGACGACCGGTGGCACACCACCTACGGGATCGGCCGCTGGCCCGAGTTGGGCCGGGCCGCCACTCCGCTCCCCCGGCTGGTCGCGCTGCTGACCTCGGCGCCGACACTGACGACGACCTTCAGCCTGACGCTGAGCCGCTCGACGCGCCGTGGCACGGTCACGGTGAGCGGGCACGTGCGGGTGACTGCCCGTTCGGACAACGAGCTGGCCGCTGCCCGGCAGCATCTGGAGCGCGGCGCGCGGTCGGCGCGAGTCGGCCTGGTGCGGCTGGACCGGGAGCAGCTCCCGGGTGCCTTCGCGACGCTGCCGCTGGGAGGTGTGCACTGA
- a CDS encoding SCO5717 family growth-regulating ATPase produces the protein MSSDRDEIRVRGTMPGSDQLDAEADAEGETESTGQFTIDYTPPAWYTQDAASRPEPPQAAPAAPPAPPSGTPGAVGPGHGGARYDGDWWAGSPDVTAPAPPEAPPQADHQDPGDTTAPEGAGEATGPYGGSAAEPAADLPAFPSLTPLSEQGAGAATPPAEAEPGAAEPEHAPQERPEQHSAPAPTGEGDPDSGTDPAIAGPDAAAESQDMAEAADALGPDSFGAEADRAEQDTGDASRDTATPSWRAPSTAASVPDTAPEPGQLTEAGLGSEPEAAPESAPEPEAAQQAPVASAAAEVPGAIEDGATMRFSATALRREIAARAEQEHADDVSGTESPQGGDGTTGHPARLGADAADAEHSGTAPVPEAGADDYPADDAGAAEPEDSIPASYDFALEAPSSERFVDAPPPRVTPRPQGDEPQDAMPPHPLRRENGPPAEGSGSTMGDGQGLPPLPPDFQPAAAAPAAGSGWPDGGAGAPAAGVPQDDNAGIAPEGWRPGEAPSVPSQQTGDAPGPDPALGTPQGQASWVPDPQAPPGTPQAAAPPHAPPNPQLPQQPQQVPGQQQGSHYGYPQAEQQQAGPPVPGQMQPGQPYPPGPGGPVPPESPQQPGQIQPGQAHPGQRLPGQEQFPAQPEAGPPGAAGHTPGYPPATAAQAPTPQQAPHPQPAPGQQPPAQAPHPQAPHPGHAQPPGQGQPPAQAPHPGQAQPAAQGQPPLQPHPGAVDPRRVDQSGSPLGYTAAVELSSDRLINNKKKPRPQSGNKSSRFKLGGKKEEAERRRKLDVIRTPVLSCYRIAVISLKGGVGKTTTTTALGSTLATERQDKVIAIDANPDAGTLGRRVRRETGATIRDLVTAIPYLNSYMDIRRFTSQASSGLEILANDVDPAISTTFNDDDYRRVIDVLGRQYPIILTDSGTGLLYSAMRGVLDLADQLIIISTPSVDGASSASTTLDWLAAHGYSELVQRSITVISGVREVGKMIRVEDIVAHFETRCRGVITVPFDEHLSAGAELNLDMMRPRTREAYFNLSAMVAEDFARAQQQQGLWTADGNPPPQLAPPMPGQGGVPGQAAQPGHPGGVPGGPPPAQQPPYGADGSGYGYPGPAQQQGHPGGPGQPGQPQPGSGWQQ, from the coding sequence GTGAGCAGCGACCGGGACGAGATCCGCGTCCGCGGGACCATGCCCGGCTCCGACCAGCTCGACGCGGAAGCGGATGCCGAGGGCGAAACGGAGTCGACGGGCCAGTTCACCATCGACTACACGCCGCCTGCCTGGTACACGCAGGACGCGGCCAGCAGGCCGGAGCCCCCGCAGGCGGCGCCCGCCGCACCGCCCGCTCCGCCGTCCGGTACGCCCGGTGCGGTCGGGCCGGGCCACGGCGGTGCACGGTACGACGGTGACTGGTGGGCGGGTTCGCCGGACGTCACGGCCCCGGCCCCACCGGAGGCCCCGCCGCAGGCGGACCACCAGGACCCGGGTGACACCACCGCCCCCGAAGGGGCCGGGGAGGCCACCGGTCCGTACGGCGGTTCCGCTGCCGAACCCGCGGCGGACTTGCCCGCCTTCCCCTCGCTGACGCCATTGAGCGAGCAGGGGGCCGGTGCGGCGACGCCCCCGGCCGAGGCGGAACCGGGCGCCGCGGAACCCGAACACGCCCCGCAGGAGCGCCCCGAGCAGCACTCGGCGCCCGCTCCGACCGGCGAGGGCGATCCGGACAGCGGGACGGACCCCGCGATCGCCGGACCGGACGCGGCCGCCGAGTCCCAGGACATGGCTGAAGCAGCTGACGCGCTCGGGCCCGATTCCTTCGGCGCCGAGGCCGACCGGGCGGAGCAGGACACGGGGGACGCGTCGCGGGACACCGCCACGCCGAGCTGGCGCGCGCCCTCCACGGCCGCGTCCGTGCCGGACACCGCGCCGGAGCCCGGTCAGCTGACCGAGGCCGGTCTCGGGTCCGAGCCGGAGGCAGCACCCGAGTCCGCGCCCGAGCCGGAGGCAGCACAGCAGGCACCGGTCGCCTCGGCGGCAGCGGAGGTCCCCGGCGCGATCGAGGACGGCGCCACCATGCGCTTCTCCGCCACGGCGCTGCGACGCGAGATCGCCGCACGCGCCGAGCAGGAGCACGCCGACGACGTCTCCGGCACCGAATCACCGCAGGGCGGCGACGGCACGACGGGCCACCCGGCGCGCCTGGGGGCCGATGCGGCGGATGCCGAGCACAGCGGAACCGCTCCGGTACCGGAGGCCGGGGCCGACGACTATCCGGCCGACGATGCAGGAGCGGCGGAGCCGGAGGACTCGATCCCGGCCTCGTACGACTTCGCTCTGGAGGCGCCCTCCAGCGAGCGGTTCGTGGACGCCCCGCCTCCGCGGGTGACACCGCGGCCGCAGGGCGACGAGCCGCAGGACGCGATGCCACCGCACCCGCTGCGGCGGGAGAACGGCCCGCCCGCCGAAGGCAGCGGCAGCACGATGGGGGACGGGCAGGGACTGCCTCCGCTGCCGCCGGACTTCCAGCCCGCCGCGGCCGCACCGGCTGCCGGCAGCGGTTGGCCGGACGGCGGCGCCGGAGCACCCGCGGCAGGCGTGCCGCAGGATGACAACGCCGGCATCGCGCCGGAGGGTTGGCGCCCGGGCGAAGCACCCTCCGTACCCTCGCAGCAGACCGGTGACGCGCCGGGCCCTGATCCAGCGCTCGGCACACCTCAGGGGCAGGCTTCGTGGGTCCCGGACCCGCAGGCACCGCCCGGCACACCGCAGGCAGCGGCGCCGCCGCATGCTCCGCCGAATCCGCAACTCCCGCAGCAGCCACAGCAGGTACCGGGGCAGCAGCAGGGGAGCCACTACGGCTACCCGCAGGCAGAGCAGCAGCAGGCCGGGCCTCCGGTTCCGGGGCAGATGCAGCCTGGCCAGCCGTACCCACCCGGGCCGGGCGGACCTGTGCCGCCGGAGAGCCCTCAGCAGCCCGGCCAGATCCAGCCGGGCCAGGCACATCCCGGTCAACGCCTGCCCGGTCAGGAGCAGTTCCCGGCACAGCCGGAGGCCGGCCCGCCAGGCGCGGCCGGCCATACACCCGGGTACCCGCCCGCCACGGCGGCTCAGGCACCCACCCCGCAGCAGGCACCGCACCCGCAGCCCGCACCGGGCCAGCAGCCGCCCGCGCAGGCTCCGCACCCGCAGGCACCGCATCCCGGTCACGCTCAACCGCCGGGGCAGGGGCAGCCGCCCGCGCAGGCTCCGCACCCCGGTCAAGCCCAGCCGGCCGCGCAGGGGCAGCCGCCGCTCCAGCCGCATCCCGGCGCCGTCGACCCGCGCCGGGTGGACCAGTCCGGCTCGCCGCTGGGCTACACGGCGGCGGTCGAGCTGTCCTCGGACCGGCTGATCAACAACAAGAAGAAGCCGCGCCCCCAGTCGGGCAACAAGAGTTCGCGGTTCAAGTTGGGCGGCAAGAAGGAGGAAGCGGAGCGGCGGCGCAAGCTGGACGTGATCCGTACGCCCGTGCTGTCCTGCTATCGGATCGCCGTGATCAGTCTCAAGGGCGGTGTCGGGAAGACGACCACCACCACGGCGCTGGGCTCGACACTGGCCACCGAGCGCCAGGACAAGGTGATCGCCATCGACGCCAATCCGGACGCGGGCACGCTCGGCCGCCGGGTGCGGCGCGAGACCGGTGCCACCATCCGCGACCTGGTCACCGCGATCCCGTATCTGAACAGCTACATGGACATCCGCCGGTTCACCTCCCAGGCATCGTCCGGGCTGGAGATCCTGGCCAACGACGTCGACCCGGCCATCTCGACCACGTTCAACGACGACGACTACCGTCGCGTCATCGACGTGCTGGGCAGGCAGTACCCGATCATCCTGACCGACTCGGGCACGGGCCTGCTGTACTCCGCCATGCGGGGCGTACTCGACCTGGCCGATCAGCTCATCATCATCTCCACGCCGTCGGTGGACGGCGCGAGCAGCGCCAGCACGACGCTCGACTGGCTGGCCGCGCACGGCTACTCGGAGTTGGTGCAGCGAAGCATCACCGTCATCTCCGGGGTCCGCGAGGTGGGGAAGATGATCCGGGTCGAGGACATCGTGGCGCACTTCGAGACCCGGTGCCGCGGTGTGATCACCGTCCCCTTCGACGAGCATCTCTCCGCCGGAGCCGAACTGAACCTCGACATGATGCGGCCGAGGACACGCGAGGCGTACTTCAACCTGTCCGCCATGGTGGCCGAGGACTTCGCCCGGGCCCAGCAGCAGCAGGGGCTGTGGACGGCGGACGGGAACCCGCCGCCGCAGCTGGCTCCTCCGATGCCGGGCCAGGGCGGGGTACCGGGGCAAGCCGCTCAGCCGGGGCACCCGGGCGGCGTGCCCGGCGGTCCGCCGCCCGCGCAGCAGCCGCCGTACGGGGCGGACGGCAGCGGCTACGGCTATCCGGGGCCCGCGCAGCAGCAGGGCCACCCGGGCGGTCCCGGACAGCCGGGGCAGCCTCAGCCCGGCAGCGGCTGGCAGCAGTAG
- a CDS encoding bifunctional riboflavin kinase/FAD synthetase, which translates to MQRWRGLEDIPEGWGRSVVTIGSYDGVHRGHQLIIGRTVERAGELGVPAVVVTFDPHPSEVVRPGSHPPLLAPHHRRAELMGELGVDAVLVLPFTSAFSQLSPADFVVKVLVDKLHARSVVEGPNFRFGHKAAGTVTSLAELGGTYDYDVIVVDLFERTDGGEAFSSTMARRLVAEGDVRGAAQVLGRPHRVEGVVVRGAQRGRELGYPTANVETLPHTAIPADGVYAGWLTVNGEAMPAALSVGTNPQFDGVERTVEAYAIDRVDLDLYELHAAVDFLEYIRGQEKFETLEALKARMAQDVEESRRLVAAAED; encoded by the coding sequence GTGCAGCGCTGGCGTGGCTTGGAGGACATCCCCGAGGGCTGGGGGCGCAGCGTCGTCACCATCGGCTCGTACGACGGGGTGCACCGGGGGCACCAGCTCATCATCGGCAGGACCGTGGAGCGTGCCGGGGAACTGGGCGTCCCCGCCGTCGTCGTCACGTTCGACCCGCACCCCAGCGAGGTCGTCCGACCGGGCAGCCACCCCCCGCTGCTCGCACCGCATCACCGGCGGGCGGAACTCATGGGTGAACTGGGGGTGGACGCCGTCCTCGTGCTCCCCTTCACCTCCGCGTTCTCCCAGCTGTCGCCCGCCGACTTCGTGGTCAAGGTTCTCGTGGACAAGCTGCACGCGCGCAGCGTCGTGGAGGGCCCGAACTTCCGCTTCGGACACAAGGCGGCCGGCACCGTCACATCCCTGGCCGAACTCGGCGGAACCTACGACTACGACGTGATCGTCGTAGACCTCTTCGAGCGTACGGACGGCGGCGAGGCGTTCTCCTCCACGATGGCGCGCCGGCTGGTGGCCGAGGGCGACGTGCGCGGCGCCGCCCAGGTGCTGGGCCGTCCGCACCGCGTCGAGGGCGTGGTGGTGCGCGGTGCGCAGCGGGGCCGCGAACTCGGCTATCCCACGGCGAACGTGGAGACCCTTCCGCACACGGCCATCCCGGCCGACGGTGTGTACGCCGGCTGGCTGACGGTGAACGGCGAGGCGATGCCCGCGGCGCTCTCGGTCGGCACGAATCCCCAGTTCGACGGCGTCGAGCGCACGGTGGAGGCGTACGCCATCGACCGGGTGGACCTTGACCTCTATGAGCTGCACGCGGCGGTGGACTTCCTGGAGTACATCCGGGGCCAGGAGAAGTTCGAGACACTCGAGGCGCTGAAGGCCCGGATGGCCCAGGACGTCGAGGAGTCCCGCCGGCTGGTGGCCGCGGCGGAGGACTGA
- the truB gene encoding tRNA pseudouridine(55) synthase TruB, translated as MARRRDNGPGGLLVVDKPAGFTSHDIVAKVRGMARTRRVGHAGTLDPMATGVLVIGTERATRLLGHLALTQKEYVATLRLGQETVTEDAEGEITAARGAETVDRQRLEAAVGAQTGPISQVPSAVSAVKVDGKRAYARVREGEEVELAARPVTVSSFRVHDVSADTAEDGTPVTDVLVSVVCSSGTYVRALARDVGAELGTGGHLTALRRTRVGPYGLDGAHTMEQLQQFVDAEEPLPVLPLGDAAAAAFARWDIDEEQARRIGNGVQLRMPRSGPGPVAVFGPGGQFVALVEEREGRAKSLAVFV; from the coding sequence ATGGCACGCAGGAGAGACAACGGCCCCGGCGGGCTGCTCGTCGTCGACAAGCCGGCCGGGTTCACCTCGCACGACATCGTGGCCAAGGTGCGCGGTATGGCTCGCACCCGGCGAGTCGGCCACGCGGGAACACTCGACCCGATGGCCACCGGCGTGCTGGTCATCGGCACCGAGCGGGCCACCCGGCTGCTCGGCCATCTCGCCCTGACGCAGAAGGAGTACGTGGCGACCCTCCGGCTCGGGCAGGAGACCGTGACGGAGGACGCCGAAGGGGAGATCACCGCCGCGCGCGGCGCCGAGACCGTCGACCGGCAGCGGCTGGAGGCCGCTGTCGGCGCCCAGACCGGCCCCATCTCACAGGTGCCCTCCGCGGTCAGCGCGGTGAAGGTGGACGGCAAGCGCGCCTACGCCCGGGTCCGGGAGGGCGAGGAGGTGGAGTTGGCCGCCCGCCCGGTCACCGTCTCCTCGTTCCGGGTGCACGATGTGAGCGCGGACACCGCCGAGGACGGCACACCTGTCACGGACGTACTGGTGTCGGTCGTGTGCTCCTCCGGCACCTATGTGCGTGCGCTCGCCCGCGACGTGGGCGCGGAACTGGGCACGGGCGGCCATCTGACGGCGCTGCGGCGTACTCGGGTCGGCCCCTACGGCTTGGACGGCGCGCACACCATGGAGCAGCTGCAGCAGTTCGTGGACGCCGAGGAGCCGCTGCCCGTGCTGCCGCTGGGTGACGCGGCGGCGGCGGCGTTCGCACGCTGGGACATCGACGAGGAGCAGGCGCGCCGTATCGGTAACGGCGTGCAGTTGCGGATGCCCCGCAGCGGACCGGGCCCCGTCGCGGTGTTCGGCCCCGGCGGGCAGTTCGTCGCACTGGTGGAGGAGCGCGAGGGCCGGGCCAAGAGTCTGGCCGTCTTCGTCTGA
- the rbfA gene encoding 30S ribosome-binding factor RbfA has translation MADNARAKRLADLIREVVAEKLHRGIKDPRLGTQVTVTDTRVTGDLREATVFYTVYGDEEDRKAAAAGLESAKGVLRSAVGSAAGIKHTPSLTFVADALPENAKTIDEALARARAADEEVRKASSGASYAGEADPYRKPGESDLAGGDGESGEDESA, from the coding sequence GTGGCCGACAATGCGCGGGCGAAGAGGCTGGCGGACCTCATCCGTGAGGTGGTCGCCGAGAAGCTGCACCGCGGGATCAAAGACCCCCGGCTCGGTACCCAGGTGACCGTCACGGACACCCGGGTCACCGGCGACCTGAGGGAGGCGACGGTCTTCTACACCGTGTACGGCGACGAGGAGGACCGCAAGGCGGCCGCGGCCGGGCTGGAGAGCGCCAAGGGCGTGCTCCGCTCCGCCGTCGGCTCGGCGGCGGGCATCAAGCACACCCCGAGTCTGACGTTCGTCGCGGACGCGCTCCCGGAGAACGCCAAGACGATCGACGAGGCCCTCGCCCGCGCACGGGCCGCCGACGAGGAGGTCCGCAAGGCGTCCTCCGGCGCCTCCTATGCCGGTGAGGCCGACCCCTACCGCAAGCCGGGCGAGTCCGACCTGGCCGGCGGGGACGGCGAGAGCGGCGAGGACGAGAGCGCCTGA
- a CDS encoding DUF503 domain-containing protein — protein MYVGTLSFDLLLGDVRSLKEKRSVVRPIVAELQRKYAVSVAETGEQDLYRRAHIGLAAVSGDAGHLSDLLDRCERLVAGRPEVELLSVRRQFHGDDA, from the coding sequence ATGTACGTAGGGACGCTGTCCTTCGACCTGCTTCTCGGCGACGTGCGGTCGCTCAAGGAGAAGCGCTCCGTCGTCCGCCCCATCGTCGCCGAACTGCAGCGCAAGTACGCGGTCAGCGTCGCCGAGACGGGTGAGCAGGACCTCTACCGCAGAGCCCACATCGGACTGGCGGCGGTGTCCGGCGACGCGGGGCACCTCAGCGACCTGCTGGACCGCTGCGAGCGGCTGGTCGCCGGGCGCCCCGAGGTGGAACTGCTCTCCGTGCGGCGGCAGTTCCACGGCGACGACGCCTAG
- the infB gene encoding translation initiation factor IF-2: MAKVRVYELAKELGVESKVVMAKLQELGEFVRSASSTIEAPVVRKLTDAFDAGSGSGAKKSAAKPAAPKKAAAPTPAPKPGAPKPGAPKPGAPKPGAPKPGAPKPGPAAPVTPAPSPAQGETEAAEAPKPGAPKPGAPKPGPAQPAAPAKPDFQAPPAAPGAPKPGQAPKPGQAPKPGQAPKPGGQGRPQGGQAPKPGQAPKPGGRSSGPRPGNNPFTSGGSTGMARPQSPRSGGAPKPGAPKPGAPKPGQGQGQGGAGQSGPRPQAPGGGRATPGNMPRPQAPQGGGPRPGGAGGNRPNPGMMPQRPAAGPRPGPGRGGPGGGGRPGGGGGRPGGGGGFAGRPGGGGGRPGGGGGFAGRPGGGGGRPGFGGRPGGPGGRGGTQGAFGRPGGPARRGRKSKRQRRQEYEQMQAPSVGGVMLPRGKGEIVRLSRGASLTDFAEKINANPASLVQVMFNLGEMVTATQSVSDETLNLLGEEMNYVVQIVSPEEEDRELLESFDIEFGEDEGGETALMPRPPVVTVMGHVDHGKTRLLDAIRKTNVIEGEAGGITQHIGAYQASTEVNDEERKITFIDTPGHEAFTAMRARGAKSTDIAILVVAANDGVMPQTIEALNHAKAAEVPIVVAVNKIDVEGADPTKVRGQLTEYGLVAEEYGGDTMFVDISARQGLNIEELLEAVVLTADASLDLRANPEQDAQGIAIEAHLDRGRGAVATVLVQRGTLRVGDTMVVGDAYGRVRAMLDDKGENIKEAGPSTPVLVLGLTNVPGAGDNFLVVDEDRTARQIAEKRAARERNAAFAKRTRRVSLEDLDKVLKAGEVQQLNLIIKGDASGSVEALESSLLQLDVGEEVDLRILHRGVGAVTETDIDLATGSDAIVIGFNVRAEGRATQLAEREGVDVRYYSVIYQVIEEIEAALKGMLKPEYEEVELGTAEIREIFRSSKLGNIAGVLIRSGEVRRNTKARVIRDGKVVAENLNIEGLRRFKDDVTEIREGFEGGINLGNFNDIKIDDVIATYEMREKPRG, translated from the coding sequence GTGGCTAAGGTCCGGGTATACGAACTCGCCAAGGAACTTGGAGTCGAGAGCAAGGTCGTCATGGCCAAGCTCCAGGAACTCGGTGAATTCGTCCGTTCGGCGTCCTCGACGATCGAGGCGCCGGTAGTCCGCAAATTGACAGACGCGTTCGACGCGGGCTCTGGCTCAGGTGCCAAGAAGTCCGCGGCGAAGCCTGCGGCGCCGAAGAAGGCCGCCGCCCCGACCCCCGCGCCCAAGCCGGGCGCACCCAAGCCGGGCGCACCCAAGCCGGGCGCACCCAAGCCGGGCGCGCCGAAGCCCGGCGCCCCCAAGCCGGGCCCCGCGGCTCCGGTGACTCCTGCCCCGAGCCCCGCACAGGGTGAGACGGAGGCTGCCGAGGCACCCAAGCCCGGCGCCCCGAAGCCCGGTGCGCCCAAGCCGGGTCCCGCACAGCCCGCCGCGCCCGCGAAGCCGGACTTCCAGGCGCCGCCGGCCGCGCCGGGAGCCCCCAAGCCGGGTCAGGCGCCGAAGCCGGGCCAGGCCCCCAAGCCGGGTCAGGCACCCAAGCCGGGCGGCCAGGGCCGTCCGCAGGGTGGTCAGGCACCGAAGCCGGGCCAGGCTCCCAAGCCGGGCGGACGCTCCTCCGGGCCGCGTCCGGGCAACAATCCCTTCACCTCCGGTGGCTCCACCGGTATGGCGCGTCCCCAGTCGCCGCGCTCCGGCGGTGCCCCCAAGCCGGGCGCTCCGAAGCCCGGTGCCCCCAAGCCCGGCCAGGGCCAGGGCCAGGGTGGAGCCGGCCAGTCCGGCCCGCGTCCGCAGGCTCCGGGTGGCGGTCGCGCCACCCCGGGCAACATGCCGCGTCCGCAGGCCCCGCAGGGCGGCGGCCCGCGTCCCGGCGGCGCCGGCGGCAACCGTCCGAACCCGGGCATGATGCCGCAGCGTCCCGCTGCCGGTCCGCGTCCCGGCCCCGGCCGCGGCGGCCCCGGCGGCGGTGGCCGTCCGGGTGGTGGCGGTGGCCGTCCGGGCGGTGGCGGCGGTTTCGCCGGCCGTCCCGGTGGTGGCGGTGGCCGTCCGGGTGGCGGCGGCGGTTTCGCCGGCCGTCCCGGTGGTGGCGGTGGCCGTCCTGGTTTCGGTGGCCGACCCGGTGGCCCCGGGGGCCGCGGTGGCACCCAGGGCGCGTTCGGCCGCCCCGGCGGCCCGGCCCGTCGCGGCCGCAAGTCGAAGCGTCAGCGGCGCCAGGAGTACGAGCAGATGCAGGCGCCGTCGGTCGGCGGCGTGATGCTGCCGCGCGGCAAGGGCGAGATCGTCCGGCTGTCGCGCGGTGCCTCGCTCACGGACTTCGCGGAGAAGATCAACGCCAACCCGGCGTCGCTGGTCCAGGTGATGTTCAATCTGGGCGAGATGGTCACCGCGACCCAGTCCGTCTCCGACGAGACGCTGAACCTCCTCGGCGAGGAGATGAACTACGTCGTCCAGATCGTCAGCCCGGAGGAGGAGGACCGCGAGCTTCTCGAGTCCTTCGACATCGAGTTCGGCGAGGACGAGGGTGGTGAGACGGCGCTGATGCCCCGTCCGCCGGTGGTGACCGTCATGGGTCACGTCGACCACGGTAAGACGAGGCTGCTGGACGCGATCCGGAAGACCAACGTCATCGAGGGCGAAGCCGGCGGCATCACCCAGCACATCGGTGCCTACCAGGCGTCGACCGAGGTGAACGACGAAGAACGCAAGATCACCTTCATCGACACCCCCGGTCACGAGGCGTTCACCGCCATGCGTGCCCGCGGTGCCAAGTCGACCGACATCGCGATCCTCGTGGTCGCGGCCAACGACGGCGTGATGCCGCAGACGATCGAGGCGCTCAACCACGCCAAGGCGGCCGAGGTGCCGATCGTCGTCGCGGTCAACAAGATCGACGTCGAGGGCGCCGACCCCACCAAGGTCCGCGGCCAGCTGACCGAGTACGGGCTGGTGGCCGAGGAGTACGGCGGCGACACGATGTTCGTCGACATCTCCGCGCGCCAGGGACTGAACATCGAGGAGCTCCTCGAGGCCGTGGTCCTGACCGCGGACGCCTCGCTCGACCTGCGGGCCAACCCCGAACAGGACGCGCAGGGTATCGCCATCGAGGCCCACCTCGACCGCGGCCGCGGTGCCGTGGCGACCGTCCTGGTCCAGCGCGGCACGCTGCGGGTCGGCGACACCATGGTCGTGGGCGACGCCTACGGCCGGGTGCGCGCGATGCTCGACGACAAGGGCGAGAACATCAAGGAAGCGGGTCCCTCGACCCCCGTCCTGGTGCTCGGTCTCACCAACGTCCCGGGCGCCGGCGACAACTTCCTGGTGGTGGACGAGGACCGCACGGCACGGCAGATCGCCGAGAAGCGCGCGGCGCGCGAGCGTAACGCGGCCTTCGCCAAGCGGACCCGCCGCGTCTCCCTGGAGGACCTGGACAAGGTGCTCAAGGCGGGCGAGGTGCAGCAGCTCAACCTCATCATCAAGGGCGACGCGTCCGGTTCGGTGGAGGCCCTGGAGTCCTCGCTGCTCCAGCTCGACGTCGGCGAAGAGGTGGACCTGCGCATCCTGCACCGCGGGGTGGGTGCGGTCACCGAGACCGACATCGACCTGGCGACCGGCTCCGACGCCATCGTGATCGGCTTCAACGTCCGCGCCGAGGGGCGTGCGACCCAGCTGGCCGAGCGCGAGGGTGTGGACGTCCGCTACTACTCGGTGATCTACCAGGTCATCGAGGAGATCGAGGCGGCGCTCAAGGGCATGCTCAAGCCCGAGTACGAAGAGGTCGAGCTGGGCACGGCGGAGATCCGCGAGATCTTCCGTTCGTCCAAGCTGGGCAACATCGCCGGTGTTCTCATCCGCTCCGGCGAGGTGCGCAGGAACACCAAGGCCCGCGTCATCCGGGACGGCAAGGTCGTGGCGGAGAACCTCAACATCGAGGGCCTGCGCCGCTTCAAGGACGATGTCACCGAGATCCGGGAAGGCTTCGAGGGCGGTATCAACCTCGGGAACTTCAACGACATCAAGATCGACGACGTCATCGCGACGTACGAGATGCGGGAGAAGCCGCGCGGCTGA
- a CDS encoding YlxR family protein → MSGRTRGRACPQRTCVGCRERTDKQGLLRVVLIGGSLIPDLRGRLPGRGAYVHSVPSCLEQAVRRRAFNRAFRGPGPFDLADLREHVERKAQQAP, encoded by the coding sequence GTGTCTGGCCGGACGCGTGGTCGGGCGTGCCCTCAGCGGACCTGTGTGGGTTGCCGGGAGCGCACCGACAAGCAAGGTCTGCTGCGGGTGGTGCTGATCGGGGGCAGCCTGATCCCCGATCTTCGCGGTAGGCTGCCCGGTCGGGGTGCGTATGTGCACTCTGTGCCGTCCTGTCTCGAGCAGGCGGTCCGGCGCCGGGCATTCAACCGGGCCTTCCGGGGTCCGGGTCCGTTCGACCTCGCAGATCTGCGGGAGCACGTGGAGCGGAAAGCACAGCAAGCACCGTAG